One Luteolibacter arcticus DNA segment encodes these proteins:
- a CDS encoding DUF6288 domain-containing protein — protein sequence MKLRYSPFLLLCAAPAWAAPLNVEPFHSEAGWRLPGGEQGVLLEAGKSAAAPVTVPDFTDKEKDIGGKWRGILSVDAHGTADGAKGALVLDALDPRSGEVFASAETLVTGRVPRAAWAVITSSEQGGAAAEKLFDGDPKTDWHSRHGQDQAKPPHWAGLEFGTPQKLEGVRYTPRQGGFTNGVAKKYRVEIRKPGGAWETAQAGETDEAFANDRKPLDVKFSAPLTVDAFRFVIESDWSGGGFGTGGEIEPMGVKLPEKKEVAVLANSRAWLELPDELMKQLIGKSFGLRVTAKSGGASVIVGVPHFSRVHELPTDKLYGRSNGGTGPDKLGAGLLGFDALTEHKQSVLTVMQVRRSSPASKAKLKAGDAIVAIAGKPLAVNDLDPGWEWFHRSHEALLGRATEAALKAGKKTISLTVLREGKPVELAFDLPRTKAFTTMNPANDAEAAALLKELLVYLENSQNEDGSWSGDMIRTCFSSLALLATGEKKYHGRVKRAVEWAMEKYKKPDDYGNLGFWAGAYAGILYSEWHLRTGDRQVLPNLEALRDWAVKGQHKSAWGVPALGHGPSGLPYEEKALVAPACHLLVFEALAQRCGMKSGIWELLGPYMEMAWSDPKEGGHGSLGYNRSYKDTEEFWSRSGLFAMTCHLRRQRPDMRDAMTGFMRGHHPWLRNSHAYGEPGGSWGLLSLNLASPDAYQEIIREYGWWFSLAWEPGYGLRFTTPHMGAPYMGEDDLINATYALVLQGPRRTLHLTGLASSAHD from the coding sequence ATGAAGCTCCGCTACTCCCCTTTTCTGCTGCTCTGCGCCGCGCCGGCATGGGCCGCGCCCTTGAATGTGGAGCCTTTTCATTCGGAGGCGGGCTGGCGACTTCCCGGCGGTGAGCAAGGGGTCTTGCTGGAGGCCGGCAAATCGGCAGCGGCGCCGGTGACCGTCCCGGATTTCACGGACAAGGAAAAGGACATCGGCGGCAAGTGGCGGGGCATCCTTTCCGTGGATGCCCACGGCACGGCCGATGGCGCGAAAGGCGCGCTGGTCCTGGATGCGCTCGATCCCCGCAGTGGCGAGGTTTTCGCCTCGGCGGAAACGCTGGTCACCGGCCGGGTGCCACGGGCGGCATGGGCGGTGATCACCTCCTCGGAGCAAGGCGGAGCGGCAGCGGAAAAACTTTTCGACGGGGATCCCAAGACCGACTGGCACTCGCGCCACGGCCAGGATCAGGCCAAGCCGCCGCATTGGGCGGGTCTGGAATTCGGCACTCCACAGAAGCTGGAAGGCGTTCGCTACACGCCCCGCCAAGGCGGCTTCACCAATGGCGTGGCGAAGAAGTATCGGGTCGAGATCCGCAAGCCAGGCGGCGCGTGGGAAACCGCTCAGGCCGGCGAAACTGACGAGGCTTTCGCGAACGATCGCAAGCCGCTGGACGTGAAGTTTTCCGCACCGCTGACGGTGGATGCGTTCCGCTTCGTCATCGAGAGCGATTGGAGCGGCGGTGGCTTCGGCACCGGTGGCGAGATCGAGCCGATGGGCGTGAAGCTGCCGGAGAAGAAGGAAGTGGCCGTGCTGGCCAATTCCCGCGCGTGGCTGGAATTGCCGGACGAGCTGATGAAGCAACTCATCGGCAAGAGCTTCGGCCTGCGCGTCACTGCGAAGAGTGGCGGTGCCTCGGTGATCGTCGGCGTCCCCCACTTCAGCCGCGTCCATGAACTGCCGACGGATAAACTTTATGGCCGCTCGAATGGTGGCACCGGACCGGACAAGCTCGGCGCGGGTCTGTTAGGTTTCGACGCGTTGACCGAGCACAAGCAGTCGGTGCTCACGGTGATGCAAGTGCGAAGGAGTTCGCCGGCCTCGAAGGCGAAGCTGAAGGCGGGCGATGCGATCGTCGCAATCGCGGGCAAGCCGCTCGCCGTGAATGATCTAGATCCCGGCTGGGAGTGGTTCCACCGCAGCCACGAGGCTTTGCTCGGGCGCGCCACCGAGGCAGCACTGAAGGCAGGCAAGAAGACGATCTCCCTGACGGTCTTGCGCGAGGGCAAGCCGGTGGAACTCGCCTTCGACCTGCCGCGGACCAAGGCCTTCACCACCATGAATCCGGCAAACGATGCCGAGGCCGCGGCGCTGTTGAAGGAGCTGCTAGTGTATCTAGAGAACAGCCAGAACGAGGATGGCTCGTGGTCCGGCGACATGATCCGCACCTGCTTCTCCTCGCTGGCGCTGCTGGCGACCGGTGAGAAGAAATACCATGGCCGCGTGAAGCGTGCCGTGGAGTGGGCGATGGAGAAATACAAGAAGCCCGATGACTACGGGAACCTCGGCTTCTGGGCGGGGGCCTATGCCGGCATCCTCTACAGCGAGTGGCACCTCCGCACCGGCGACCGCCAGGTGCTGCCGAACTTGGAAGCCCTGCGCGATTGGGCGGTGAAGGGACAGCACAAGTCCGCGTGGGGCGTACCGGCCTTAGGCCATGGGCCAAGTGGATTGCCGTATGAAGAGAAGGCCTTGGTCGCGCCTGCCTGCCACCTTCTCGTTTTCGAAGCACTGGCCCAGCGCTGCGGCATGAAGTCCGGGATCTGGGAGCTGCTCGGTCCCTACATGGAGATGGCGTGGTCGGATCCGAAGGAAGGCGGCCACGGCTCGCTCGGCTACAATCGATCCTACAAGGACACGGAGGAATTCTGGTCGCGTAGCGGGTTATTCGCCATGACCTGCCACCTGCGTCGCCAGCGGCCCGACATGCGCGATGCCATGACCGGCTTCATGCGCGGCCATCACCCGTGGCTCCGCAATAGCCACGCCTATGGCGAACCGGGAGGCTCATGGGGCCTGCTGAGTCTGAATCTCGCCTCACCGGACGCCTATCAGGAAATCATCCGCGAATACGGCTGGTGGTTCTCCCTCGCATGGGAACCGGGCTACGGCCTGCGCTTCACCACCCCGCACATGGGGGCTCCCTACATGGGAGAGGATGATTTGATCAACGCCACCTACGCGCTGGTCCTCCAAGGCCCGCGCCGCACGCTTCACCTCACCGGCCTCGCCAGCAGCGCCCACGATTGA
- a CDS encoding thioredoxin family protein encodes MRFLSTIFIVISPVLLAAERLPDFPAAVEKAKSGGQDIAVLFHGSDWCTPGKKLAALWTTEAFEKSAGKDLLLVDIDRKESPSSADEALAKRNEACPVKPRSLPAIALFDKDGRLVAVREGTPELDSLGRPEQAIQRAIDVRKKRDDLWQKAEGMRGPQKAAQLAAGLDLLGIGAGPKNAYQPVIEEIKKADPEDRSGALARYSFPGRKLLDLAVDQGKAGKFTQADEEIGGWLKKPQLTKAQRQEALAARFALYQRWPEKKSGLAGVLKEIEKLDPKSELGTAATTYLAMLSKEK; translated from the coding sequence ATGAGGTTCCTATCTACTATCTTTATCGTAATTAGCCCGGTGCTGCTTGCCGCGGAGCGGTTGCCCGATTTCCCCGCCGCGGTGGAAAAGGCAAAGTCCGGCGGCCAGGACATCGCCGTGCTCTTCCATGGCTCCGACTGGTGCACGCCCGGCAAGAAGCTCGCCGCACTGTGGACCACCGAAGCATTCGAAAAGTCGGCCGGAAAGGACCTGCTGCTCGTCGACATCGACCGCAAGGAAAGCCCCTCCTCCGCCGACGAGGCACTCGCCAAACGCAACGAGGCCTGCCCGGTGAAACCACGCAGTCTTCCCGCCATCGCCCTCTTCGACAAGGACGGCCGGCTGGTCGCCGTGCGAGAGGGAACGCCGGAGCTCGATTCACTCGGCCGGCCCGAGCAAGCGATCCAGCGCGCCATCGACGTCCGCAAGAAGCGCGACGACCTGTGGCAAAAGGCCGAAGGGATGCGCGGACCGCAAAAAGCCGCTCAACTCGCCGCCGGGCTCGACCTGCTCGGCATCGGCGCCGGACCGAAGAACGCCTACCAGCCGGTGATCGAAGAGATCAAGAAGGCCGACCCGGAGGATCGCTCCGGCGCACTGGCGCGCTACTCGTTTCCCGGCCGCAAGCTGCTCGACCTCGCGGTGGATCAAGGCAAGGCCGGCAAGTTCACCCAAGCCGACGAGGAAATCGGCGGCTGGCTGAAGAAGCCGCAGCTCACCAAGGCCCAGCGCCAGGAAGCGCTCGCCGCCCGCTTCGCCCTCTACCAGCGCTGGCCGGAAAAGAAGTCCGGGCTCGCCGGCGTGCTCAAGGAGATCGAGAAGCTCGACCCCAAGTCGGAACTAGGCACCGCCGCCACGACTTACCTCGCGATGCTCTCAAAAGAGAAGTAA
- a CDS encoding C39 family peptidase, which translates to MKSLCALLATTLLLPLHAQEKNKIPATSLDTVLFDEGLWTKSLEDLQTATKPAPEVIKQTGTGSVRRILKGMEWLSSAKDGLRADPESYQLLGKKVGEVIVRGREGKAGEATVSLFNRGDDGEIPAATYQAKLKEWKGLLDEKLAVRSEVRNIQGAVALEGWVWKKGDTAVLLEGSMNRSEKRAEFIRLRFASISATKNAPTKMARRDSFAANVKKDDKGFTWVDGVPMVDQGQKGYCVVASVERVARYFGANVDQHEMAQIANTGDSGTSGDDMEKAFQRVTGKIHLRTLKHIDYDDKRAERDLRSYNTAAKKAGVKTIDIDTDAFYVDPRQFWFNAHKETFRDMKRGQQGYEHFERKVKEYVDQGIPLCWTLYLGMFPEKGLPQSYGGHMRLIIGYNFTSPDANEHQIYYTDSWGDGHEKKAMRADEAYCMTMAMYSMVPNK; encoded by the coding sequence ATGAAATCCTTGTGCGCCCTCCTCGCCACGACGCTTCTCCTGCCGCTCCATGCGCAAGAGAAGAACAAGATTCCCGCAACTTCGCTTGATACGGTGCTTTTCGACGAAGGGCTGTGGACGAAGTCGCTCGAGGATTTGCAAACTGCCACCAAGCCCGCGCCGGAAGTCATCAAGCAAACCGGGACCGGTTCGGTGCGGCGCATCCTCAAGGGCATGGAATGGCTCTCGTCTGCCAAAGACGGCCTGCGCGCGGACCCCGAGTCTTACCAGCTCCTTGGTAAGAAGGTCGGCGAAGTGATCGTCCGGGGCCGCGAAGGCAAGGCCGGCGAGGCGACCGTCTCGCTCTTCAACCGCGGCGACGACGGCGAAATCCCGGCCGCGACCTACCAAGCCAAGCTCAAGGAATGGAAGGGCCTGCTGGATGAAAAACTCGCCGTCCGCTCCGAGGTTCGCAACATCCAGGGTGCCGTCGCACTCGAAGGCTGGGTCTGGAAGAAGGGCGACACCGCCGTGCTCCTGGAAGGCAGCATGAATCGCTCGGAGAAGCGCGCGGAGTTCATCCGCCTGCGCTTCGCCTCGATCAGCGCCACCAAGAACGCCCCGACCAAGATGGCGCGGCGCGACAGTTTCGCTGCCAACGTGAAGAAGGACGACAAGGGCTTCACTTGGGTGGACGGCGTTCCGATGGTCGATCAGGGCCAGAAGGGTTACTGCGTCGTCGCCAGCGTCGAGCGCGTGGCCCGCTACTTCGGAGCCAACGTGGATCAACACGAGATGGCCCAGATCGCCAACACTGGCGACAGCGGCACCTCCGGCGACGACATGGAGAAAGCTTTCCAGCGGGTCACCGGAAAGATCCACCTGCGGACCCTCAAGCACATCGATTACGACGACAAGCGAGCAGAGCGCGACCTCCGCAGCTACAATACCGCGGCGAAGAAGGCCGGCGTCAAAACCATCGATATCGATACCGATGCCTTTTACGTCGATCCCCGCCAGTTCTGGTTCAATGCCCACAAGGAGACCTTCCGCGACATGAAGCGTGGCCAGCAGGGCTACGAACACTTCGAGCGCAAGGTGAAGGAATACGTGGACCAAGGCATCCCGCTGTGCTGGACGCTCTACCTCGGCATGTTCCCCGAGAAAGGCCTGCCGCAAAGCTACGGTGGCCACATGCGCCTGATAATCGGCTATAACTTCACCTCGCCGGACGCCAACGAGCACCAGATCTACTACACGGACTCATGGGGCGACGGTCATGAGAAAAAAGCCATGCGCGCCGATGAGGCCTACTGCATGACCATGGCCATGTACTCGATGGTGCCGAACAAGTGA
- a CDS encoding chitobiase/beta-hexosaminidase C-terminal domain-containing protein, which translates to MQLLRYLPILAVGCSSVSAIVVDAPVMPAASGPLKRGGGIFISCPTPGATIRYTMNGVDPTLNDPVVPAPGVLYFGDDVTIKTKAWVGSDVSPTTTRTFTITGDISAGRLHTVMMDAVGNAYAWGAQNDGRLANLTTASGTAVTIMSYASTNFVRDARSISAGQDHSLFAEGIGTLFGVGNNSNGQVGDNTTTTRSGFVNVTDGVSPVGGCEAVSAGTDFSGALSYGGNVYTWGTETGGRLGNGAILGNQKYAGLVTRGDVGGAPALADVVEIEFGAGFGVARQAHADELIGGTGKVYTWGHNNNGQLGLGNTTNRSRAYPVMLNSTTELTDVTAISGGQNHTAVVRWKTGDPNMQGTVWSFGERAGGRLGNNVTTGGNVTYPVQAEIAVGVPLQHIVAVSAGASHTLALDNIGQVWSWGNNSKGQLGDNTTTNRGTANRVRNTTHSAPLTGIVAIAAGGEGNDGYSIAIADDGTVYGWGCNSHAQLGIPATNSPIGLPVVPSVWNPAPELSTVTTTPNVTTGTAPGAATVAVTRTMAYQDGSAMKFELWVNGTLHTTRTPTVPADWNVNLSGLAAGNYVVVAVVYDLHDNMIHSNQQGFTIN; encoded by the coding sequence ATGCAACTCCTCCGATACCTGCCAATCCTCGCGGTAGGATGTTCCTCCGTCTCCGCCATCGTCGTCGACGCCCCCGTCATGCCGGCGGCCAGTGGCCCCTTGAAGCGGGGCGGAGGGATCTTCATCAGCTGCCCGACTCCGGGCGCCACGATCCGCTACACCATGAACGGCGTGGACCCCACCCTGAACGATCCGGTCGTACCCGCGCCGGGAGTCCTCTACTTCGGTGACGACGTCACCATCAAGACAAAGGCCTGGGTGGGCTCCGACGTCAGTCCCACTACCACCCGCACCTTCACCATCACGGGGGACATCTCCGCAGGCCGCCTCCACACCGTGATGATGGATGCGGTGGGCAATGCCTATGCCTGGGGCGCGCAGAACGACGGGCGCCTGGCGAACCTCACGACCGCTTCCGGCACTGCCGTCACCATAATGTCCTATGCCTCGACCAATTTCGTAAGGGATGCCCGCAGCATCTCCGCCGGTCAGGACCACTCCCTCTTCGCCGAGGGGATCGGAACTCTCTTCGGCGTCGGCAACAACAGCAACGGCCAGGTGGGCGACAACACGACAACGACACGTTCCGGCTTTGTGAATGTCACCGATGGCGTCTCCCCCGTCGGCGGTTGCGAGGCAGTGTCCGCAGGCACCGATTTCTCCGGCGCGCTCTCGTATGGCGGGAACGTTTACACCTGGGGAACTGAAACTGGCGGACGCCTCGGCAATGGCGCCATTCTCGGCAACCAGAAGTACGCAGGGCTGGTCACACGCGGCGACGTGGGCGGAGCCCCGGCCCTCGCGGACGTGGTGGAAATCGAGTTCGGCGCTGGCTTCGGCGTCGCCCGCCAGGCCCATGCAGATGAGCTCATTGGCGGCACCGGCAAGGTCTATACCTGGGGGCACAACAACAACGGCCAGCTCGGCCTGGGAAATACCACCAACCGTTCGCGCGCATATCCCGTGATGCTGAACTCCACGACCGAACTGACCGACGTGACCGCCATCTCCGGCGGCCAGAACCACACCGCAGTCGTCCGCTGGAAGACCGGCGACCCCAATATGCAAGGCACGGTGTGGAGCTTCGGCGAACGCGCTGGCGGCCGCCTGGGCAACAACGTGACCACTGGCGGGAATGTCACCTATCCGGTGCAGGCTGAGATCGCCGTCGGCGTGCCCCTGCAGCACATCGTGGCCGTTTCCGCCGGCGCCTCGCACACGCTGGCGCTGGACAACATCGGCCAAGTCTGGTCCTGGGGAAACAACTCCAAGGGACAGCTCGGCGACAACACCACTACCAATCGCGGCACCGCCAACCGGGTGAGAAATACGACCCATTCCGCCCCTCTTACCGGCATCGTCGCCATTGCCGCAGGCGGTGAGGGCAACGATGGCTACAGCATCGCGATCGCCGACGATGGCACCGTTTACGGCTGGGGCTGCAACAGCCACGCCCAGCTCGGCATACCGGCCACCAACAGCCCGATCGGACTCCCGGTGGTACCATCCGTGTGGAATCCGGCGCCGGAGCTTTCCACCGTGACCACCACGCCCAACGTGACCACCGGCACCGCCCCCGGCGCCGCCACCGTGGCAGTGACCCGCACCATGGCCTATCAGGATGGTTCCGCCATGAAGTTCGAGCTTTGGGTGAACGGAACCCTCCACACCACCCGCACCCCGACCGTGCCTGCCGACTGGAATGTCAACCTGAGCGGGCTCGCCGCCGGCAACTATGTCGTCGTGGCGGTGGTGTACGACCTGCATGACAACATGATCCACTCCAACCAGCAAGGATTCACGATCAACTGA
- a CDS encoding helix-turn-helix domain-containing protein: MSESSPKPVSTPFEATLHERLKASDLFRVYQDAFRTATGLPLRLVGANPDDWCLDDQAVNRSPFCEVLNLCKSACQACVETNRRLIAETRVNGPSSCHCFAGLTASAVPVKLGKSIVGFLKTGQVFSRTPDDAQFEEVLGRIGRKTLDEGTQAALRVAYLQTRSVEPERYASMITLLQSFADQLGRHAESLAIIEEGREPAAIAKARRYIHEHLDDPLPLGDVAREAGLSESHFCRLFKEATGLTLTDYVNRCRIERAKNELLKSDRRVSEIAFEVGFQSLSQFNRSFSRITGHSPTTWRQDRLKAAAE, encoded by the coding sequence ATGTCCGAATCCTCGCCGAAGCCGGTGTCGACGCCGTTCGAAGCCACGCTGCATGAGCGGCTGAAGGCTTCGGATCTTTTTCGCGTCTATCAAGATGCCTTTCGTACCGCCACCGGCCTGCCGCTGCGCCTGGTGGGTGCGAATCCCGATGATTGGTGCCTGGACGATCAGGCCGTCAATCGCAGTCCCTTCTGCGAGGTGCTCAACCTCTGCAAGAGCGCCTGCCAGGCATGTGTCGAAACCAACCGTCGCCTCATTGCGGAGACCCGGGTAAACGGCCCTTCCTCCTGCCACTGCTTCGCCGGGCTCACGGCATCAGCGGTTCCCGTGAAGCTCGGGAAATCGATCGTCGGATTTCTCAAGACCGGGCAGGTCTTCTCGCGCACACCGGATGACGCGCAGTTCGAGGAGGTGCTTGGTAGGATAGGCCGGAAGACCCTGGACGAGGGAACCCAAGCCGCCCTGCGCGTCGCCTACCTTCAGACCCGCTCGGTGGAGCCGGAACGCTACGCCAGCATGATCACGCTGCTGCAGAGCTTCGCCGATCAACTCGGCCGCCATGCCGAATCGCTTGCGATCATCGAGGAAGGCCGCGAGCCCGCCGCCATTGCCAAGGCGCGCCGCTACATTCATGAGCACTTGGATGATCCGCTGCCGCTCGGTGATGTTGCCCGCGAGGCCGGGCTGAGCGAGTCGCACTTCTGCCGGCTCTTCAAGGAGGCCACCGGGCTGACCCTCACCGACTACGTCAACCGCTGCCGGATCGAGCGTGCCAAGAACGAACTACTGAAGTCGGACCGGCGCGTCTCCGAGATCGCTTTCGAGGTGGGGTTCCAATCGCTTTCCCAGTTCAACCGCAGTTTTTCGAGGATTACCGGCCATTCACCGACGACGTGGCGGCAGGATCGATTGAAGGCCGCCGCCGAGTGA